The genomic interval CGTCCGGCGCCGGTAGGCCAGACGGTCCTTCGCGGTCATGGTGAGGAGGTCGTGGCCCGCGACCCTGGCCGCACCGGCGGTGGGGGTGTCCAGGCCGGCGAGGATGTTCATGAGGGTGGACTTGCCGCTGCCGGACGCGCCCACCAGGGCCAGGAGTTCGCCCTCCCGGACGAGCAGGTCGAGGCCCTGGAGGGCCTGGACCTCCACGCCGTCCGTGGTGAAGACGCGGACGAGCCGGTCGCAGGTGATCAGGGCGTCGTGGCCGTAGGTGGGGCGGGAGCGGGCCTCGGTCGCCTTGCGGGCGAGGTCGGTGAGGGTGGGGTTCGTGGTCACTGGCCGTCTCCTGTGAGGGCGCCTGTCGATGTGCCGCGCTGTGTCGTCGGGCGGCTGCCGGCCTCCTCGGCCGGGGAGTCGCCGTAGCGGCCTGAGCGACCGCGGTTGAGGTTGAGGCTGAGGCTGACGAAGTCGCTCATCTCGCGTCCCCCGCTCTCAACTCCCGCACCGAGCCCCGTCTGCCCGACCACCACGCCTGGCCGATCCCCATCGCCACCGCCAGCAGCAGCACGGCCGTCGCCGGTATCGCCAGGGAGAGGGCGTCCGTGCGCAACTCCGCTCCCGCCGCGTCGTGTTCGGTCGTGGGGAGGGCGATGGCCGTCAGGTCGATGCCCGGGGACAGCAGGCGGATGGTGGCCCAGCCCGTGAGGGTGCCGCCCAGGGCCGCCAGGATCGCCTGGGGCAGGGACTCCAGGACCAGCAGGCGGCGGCCCGACGCCCGGGTCAGGCCCATCGTGCGCAGGCGGGCCAGCAGGGCCGTGCGTTCGGGGGCCGTGCGCAGAAGGGCCAGGAGGAGGGCCAGGACCGCGTATCCGGTGCCGGCCGCCACCGCCGTGGCGTAGACGCCTTCCGCGCCGGTCTGGAGGGGGGAGTCGACGTAACGCTCCCGCTCCTCGGACCTCAGGTGCACGGACGCCGCCTTGGGGGCCGCCTTGCGCAGAGCGGCCCCGTCCAGGCCCTTCCCCGTCAGCAGCAGAGTCGTCGGCCGTGCCAGCGCCGGGCTCAGCGCCTCGCGGTTCACGATCAGGAAGTCCGAGCCCCGCACCGCCGGCGTGCGGTCCAGGACGGTGGTGATGCGGACGGTGAGCGAGCTGCCGTCCGGGAGGAGGACCGGGAAGGGACGGGTGCCGTACGTCCGGGCGGTGGCCGTGGAGGCCAGGGCCGGGGTCGTACCGCCGACGGCCCGGGCCGGCAACCGGGCCGCCGCGAAGGCACCGATGTCCGTCCGGGACGACAGTGCCGCGTAGTCCGCGGGGTGCACCCCGACCAGAGGCACCGACTGTGCTCCGTTCTCCGGCTCCGCGTCGTCGGTGACGCTCACCGCGGACAGGTCGCTCACCCCCGGTGACCTGCGCAGCCGGTCCGGCAGCCCCGACGGGAGCGGCGTCGCCGTCTCCACGCGCGCGTCGGCGCCGGTCGCGAGGAGGGACGCGTGGTCGCGGGCCTCCTGCACGCCCGCCAGGACCGAGCCGCCGAAGGCCGCCGTGGTCAGGGCGGTCAACAGGGCGAGGAGCGGCAGGACGGCGGAGGCCGAGGTGCGGCCGGCCCGGGCCAGGGACAGATGGGCGAGGGCACCGCGCAGGCGGGCGGCCGGGCGGGCCAGGCCCCGCAGCGGCAGCGGGTACAGGCGGACCAGGACCAGGGCGGCGATCACGCCCACCAGCACGGGTGCCAGGGAGACGAGGTCGTCGGAAGCGCCCGACGTGCCGCGCCGGCGCAGCGACTCCACCGCCGCGGCCGCCAGCACCAGCAGGGTCAGCTCGGCGACCGTACGGCGCCGGGACGGTCGTACGGCGGAGATGTCCTCGCGGCCGGTGTGGACGCGGACCACGCGGTGGGCGGCCGCCGCGCGCAGGGGGAGGGCCGCGCAGGTGACGGCGGTGACCGCCACGGCGGCCACGATCGCGTACCGGAAGCGGCCCTCGGGGACCGCGACCAGCGCGGCGGCCAGGCCCAGGGCGCCCGCCGGGACGGCGACGACCGCCGTCTCGGCGAACAGGCGGGCCGTCAGACCCCGCAGGGAAGCGCCCCGGGCCCTCAGCAGGGCGAGTTCGCTGCGGCGGCGGTCGGCGGTGAGGCCGCCCGCCATCAGGAGCACGACGGCGGCGACCGTGCCGGTGCCGACCGCGGCGACCGCGACGAGCGGGGCGACCGACTCGCGGGACCGGTCGTAGGCGATGAGCACCTCGTCGAGGTCGGTGAGGACCTCGGTCTGGCCGGTGATCTGCGTCAGCTCGGTCACCGGACCGTCGATCTTCAGGCGCACCTTCCGCAGGGCCGGACCGGCCTCCAGGGAGGCGAGGGCGGACCGCAGGGCCGGGGCGTCACGGGCCCGGAGAACCTCCTCGGAGGGCGCCAACTGCCAGTAGCGCTCCGGGCGTCCCGGGGTGGCCAGCAGGACCGAGGCCCCCTCGGGGGCGATGAGCAGGGCGCCGAGCCAGTGCATGTCCACGGACGGCAAGGGCTCGCGGACCAGGGCCGGGGTGCGCAGGATGGACACGGTGGACCAGTAGGCGCCCTTCGGGTCGTGCGGGGTGACGAGGCCCGTGATCCGGACGGGGAGCGTGCGGCCGGTGGCGGGCACGTGGATCACCGAACCGACCTTGATGTGGAGTGACTTGGCGGTCTCCACGGTGACCGCGGCCTCCAGCTCCGGTGCCGCGGCGGTCACGTCCGCGTCCGCGCGCGGCAGCCGTCCCCGGGCGATCGAGGCGTGGGCGCCGAGGCCCGCCTGGGCGACCAGGGTCACCTCCGCGGGCTTGCCGGTGGGCCTCGGCAGCCACGGGTCCGGTACCGGGATGTCCTGGGTGGTGCGCACGCCGTACGTCGACTGGTCCGGGTCGAGGGCGAGCGCGCGCGGGACCTCGGCACGGACCTGGGCGTACTGCCGGGCCAGCAGGCGGGGGCGGAGGACGTCCTCCCGCTCGTGCGGGGTGAGCATCATGGACGGCGGCGGGGCGTACACCTCGACGCTTGTCCGGTCGGGGCGGGCCTGCTCGGCGGCCCGGCGCAGCCCGGAGTCCTCGTAGCGGTCGACCGCGCGGGGGAACGCGGCCGCCAGGCACGCCGTCAGCGCGACCAGCAGCGCGAGCCAGAACGCGGTGCCGGGCGCGGTCCGCAGCCGGGTGCGCACCCAGGGCACGGTCGGGCCGGAGGCCTCCGGCCCGCTCTTCCTGAAGAACCTCACCTCACTCACCCCCCTCACGCAGCGCCCGCGCCGGATCCGCCCGCCGCAGCGCCAGCGCCGCCGTCACCAGGAGCGGGGCGAGGGCCACCGCCGCCAGCAGCGCGGCCGCCTGCGGGAGCGGTAGCTGGACCAGGACCCGCGGGACCGGTCTGGTCGCCTCGTCCGTCAGCACGATCAGCGGCACCACCGCCCGGGTCAACGCCGTGCCCAGCAGCGCGCCCACCAGCAGCGCGAGCACCACCAGGACGCCCTGTTCCACGGCGACCGCCCGGGCCAGCCGGCGCCTCGGGGCCCCCAGGGCGCGCAGTACGGCGAACTCCGCGCCGCGTTCCCGCAGGGACCCCGCCGCGCTCACCGCGAACCCGACCGCGGCCAGCGCCGCCGCCACCGCGGACGCCGCGGCGAACGCGGCCTCGGGACCCGCGCCGAACGGGTCGTCGCGCAGCTGCCCGGCGAGTTCGTCCCGCACCACGACCTGAGCGGGGTCCATGTCGGGCCGGGCCCGCAGCGCCGCCGCGACCCTGCCCGACGCGCCGGGCTCCGTCGACAGCCACCATTCGGTCGGCTCCACAGCGCGGCCGGACTCCTCCTGCAACTCCCGGTTCACGGTCCGCAGATCGATCAGCAGCGCCCCGCCGTCGTCCGAGACGGTGGGCAACTCCCGTATCACGCGCACGATCCGCACCGGTACCGTCTCTCCGTTCAGCGGCACGTCCAGGCTGTCCCCGACGGACGCGCCCGTCGAGGCGAGGAAGCTCTCGGTGGCGACGGCCGTGATCCTGGCGGCCTTCGGCTGCGGTGCCTCCAGGTGGACCGTCAGCAGCCCCGAGCTCCAGACGTCGTCCCCTGGGATGAACCCGGTGCCGTAGTCCACGCTCAGCCCCCCGGGTCCCGAACTCATGCGAGGGGTGGTGGGTTTGGTCTTGGGGTCCGGCGTGGCACTCATCCCGTCGGTCTGCGAGTCGGTCTGTGAGTCGGCCCGCCAGTCGGTCGGCGACGCGAGCCGCCGTCCCGTCCCTTCGGTGTCCGTGGTCGTCAACTCGGTGACGGTGAGGCGCTGTCGGTCGGCCTTGCCGCTCGGGACGGTGACGACCAGGTCCAGGGTGGTGAGGGTCAGCGGGCCCCCGGCCACGTAGACGTCCAGCGGGTGGGGCCGGCCGTCGGCGGAGAGCTGTCCGGCCGGGAGCCGGTAGGGGGTGCCGTAGGCGTCCACCAGGGTGACGGCGACCTGTCCCGTCGTGCTCGGGACCGAGCTGTGCAGGGTGGCCGTCAGCCGCAGCCGGGCCGTGCCCGCGGGCACCTTCACCCCCGCGATCGCGCCATTGGGGCCGAGACCCTGGAGCAACGGTCCGGAGTGCAGGTCGGGACGGATCAGCACCGAGGCGCGCGAGGTGTCCAGCGCCAGCACCGTCGCCGACCGGCTGCCGGACAGCGGCAGTTCGGACCGGGCGGCGGGGGCGGTCTGCCGTACGCCCGCGACGGCCGCGTACTGCTCGGTGCGGCCGAGGCTCGCGTTCCCGGAGGTCAGCACCCGCACCGGCGCTCCGGCACGGAAGTCCGCCTGGTCGGACTGCGAACGGTTCCAGGACGCGCCCTGCCCGATGGCCAGCATGCCCAGCGCCATCGCGAGGACCAGCAGCAGCACCGGGCCCGCCCCGCGCATCGGGCGGCGGGCGATCTGCCAGCCCGCCAGGGCCGCGGTCAGCCCGCGGCCGCCGGTCGCCCGGCGTTCGGCGAGCCGGGCCAGCGGCGGCAGCAGCCGCAGCGTCAGGACGGTCCCGGCCAGCAGCGCGAGCGCGGGTGCCGCCACCAGCAGCGGATCCACCCCCAGCGTGCCGGAGGTGTCGTCGGACACGGCACCGGAGGTCTGACGGCTGAGCTGGAAGTACGCCACCCCGGCCACGGCCAGCAGCCCCAGGTCCGCGCCCGAGCGCACCGCACCGGGCAGCGTCCGGGCCCGGCCGCGCGCGAAGGATGAGGTCAGCGCGGGCAGGGTCACCGCCAGCGCGCACCCGAACGCCACCGCCCCCGCCACCAGCCACACCGCGGGCCGCCCGTCCGACGGCACCTCCAGGTGCAGCCCGATCCGGGCCAGCGGTCCCCGCCAGGCCAGCATCCGGGTCAACGGGGCCGCCAGCAGCGGCGCGCACAGCAGAGCGGGCACCGCGAGCAGCGCTCCCTCCAGGGCGGCGAGGCCCGCGATCCGGGCACGCGAGGAGCCGCGGGCCAGCAGCAGCCGGCTCTCGCCGGTGCGTTCGCTGCTCAGCAGCCCCGCCACCAGCAGCAGGGCGCAGCCCGCGAGGAGCATCAGTTGCAGGGCGACGATCAGCAGGGTCGAGCGGGAGACGAGCAGGGAGCGGTCGGTGCGGTCGAGGACCTCGGGGAGCGAGGTCGAGGCGGTCGTGGCACCGTCGAGGGAGGGCTCCTTGCGCAGCGCCGCGTTCCCCGCGACGGCCGACTTCCGCAGCGCGTCCGAGCGTGCGGTCGTCACCGTCGCGAAGTCGGCCGACACCACCCACCCCGACGTCCCGACGCTCACCGTCCCGTCGGTCAGGACCGCGGGATCGGCGAGCAGGGGGCCGTACGTCGTGAAGTCGAGCTTGTTGATGCCCCGCCCGCGCAGGTCGTCGAGGAGCCAGTACGAGTCGTCCGTGCGGACGGGCCGGTACAGGCCGGTCACGGTGACCCGCACCGCCGGGCCGCGCAGCCGGTCGGTGAGGGTGAAACGGGCGCCGGGGCCGAGGTGGAGGGCGCGGGCGGCGGTCTGCGGGAGCGCCACCTCGACCAGCCCCCGGGCCGGCCGGGGCAGCCGCCCCTCGACCAGCCGCAGACGGCTGCGGTCCAGGGCCGCGAAGTGGGTCAGATCCGGGTCCCCGGACCGTGCCGACTCGGGCTGCAGCGACCGCGGCAGCGCGTACGGGCCCGACCGCAGGGACGTCCGCACTCTCACCGGCAGCCCGTCGAAGGTCTGCCGCGCCACCTTGCGTACGGCGGTGTCGGCGGCCGTACGGCGGTCCTCGGGTACGTCGGCCTTGACGACCAGCGCGGTGTCGGCGGCGTTGCGCGGGTCGTCGAGGGAGTGGCGCAGGGCCGCGTCACCGATCGCGCCGGAGTAGGCGGTGAGGGTCGCGAGGACCGCCGTGGTGAGCAGGACCGTGAGCAACGCGGCGGCGAGCAGCAGCCGGTGCGCCCGCGCACGCAGAAACACCAAACGTGCGATTCCCCCGAACCCCGTCACCCGGCCCCCCGCCGTGTTGTGCCAGATCTTTGGCGAGGATGTCAGAGGGGACAGTCACGGGTAAGCGCTTGTAGCGACGGCTTGACCGGATTGTGACCGGAATCCGGTGCCGGTCAACCGGAAAGCGACCGGAATCCGACACTCAACGAGTGGTGATCAGTCGGCGGTGTTCACCATCGAAGCGGCCGCGTACGTCAGGTAGTTCCACAGCTGTGTCTCGTGCTCCTCGGACAGGCCGAGTTCGTCGACGGCGTCCCGCATGTGCCTCAGCCACGCGTCGTGCGCCTCGCGGTTGACGACGAAGGGGGCGTGCCGCATGCGCAGCCGGGGGTGGCCGCGGTTGTCGCTGTACGTGGTGGGGCCGCCCCAGTACTGCATCAGGAACAGCGTGAGGCGCTCCTCGGCCGGGCCGAGGTCCTCCTCGGGGTACATGGGCCGCAGGACCGGGTCCTCGGCCACCCCCTCGTAGAAACGGTGGACGAGGCGGCGGAAGGTCTCCTCCCCGCCGACCTGCTCGTAGAAGGTCTGCGTCTGAAGCGTGCCGCGCCGGATCTCTTTCACGTCCACCATGGTCTCAGACGGGGTGGACGAGGACTCAAGGCTTAGGACCTCCTGCGCCCAGGGTGCAGAGTGGAGGTATGGGCGCGCACGCTCTCGACAGGGACCTCGCCGAACTCGCCGCCGGGGCGCGGGCCGCGCTGGTGCGGGAGATCGACGCGAGCGGGGCCTGGGCCGCCGACCCGCGATGGCGGGCGGCCTTCGAGGCGGTGCCCCGGCATCTGTTCGTGCCCTACTACTACGTCGGGGTCATGGGGGGCTACGAGCGGCGCTGGGGCGAGAGCCCGGACCGGCGCACCCGGGAGAAGTGGGTCCGCGGGGCCTACGCCGACGCCCCGCTGGCCACCCGGCTGCGCGACGGCGAACTGGTCTCCTCCAGCAGCCAGCCCTCGCTGATGGCGATGATGCTGGCCGAGCTGCGAGTACGCGACGGCGACCGGGTCCTGGAGATCGGCGCCGGCACCGGCTACAACGCGGCCCTGCTCGCGCACCGGCTCGGCGACGACCGCGTCACCACCGTCGACCTGGAGCCGGAGATCACCGAGGCGGCGCGCAGGCATCTGGCCGCCGCCGGGTACCACCCCGTCGTCGTCACCGGCGACGGCGCGCGCGGGGTGCCCGAACGCGCCCCCTTCGACCGGATCATCGCCACCTGCACCCTGGCCTCGGTCCCGGCCGCCTGGCTCGCCCAGTGCCGCCCCGGCGCACGCATCCTGAGCCCGCTCGCCACCGGCCTGATCGCCCTGACCGTGCGGGACGCCCGGCACGCCGAGGGGCGATTCCTGCACACGCCCGCCTACTTCGTGCCGCTGCGTGGCGCGGACCGGCCGGACGAGGGACCCGCGGATCTGGACGCTCTCCCGCGCCCGGCCCGGGAGAGCGAGCTGTTCCGGTTCCTGCTGGTCCTGAGCCGCGGCCGCCTCGAACCGCGGGAGGCGTACGCGTTGTGGGAGCGGGAGGGACAGCCGCGTCGTGAGCGGTACGGCATCACGGTCAGCGGAGACCGGGAATGGGCGTGGCTGGACGACCCGGAGGGACCGTGTGCGTGGCCCCTCCGGTGACGTGGCCGTTCTCAGCCGGGGCGGCTAACCGCGGCGGATCGTGATCGTCGTCCAGGCGCCGACGTGCACCCGGTCGCCGTCCTGGAGCGGCACCGGCACGAAGGGCGTGATGGGCTCCTCGGCGCCGTTGACCGTGGTGCCGTTCGTCGAGTTCTGGTCCACGACCGCCCAGGAACCGTCCGGCTGCTGGACCAGCACCGCGTGCTGGTGCGAGACGCCCGGGTCCTCCGGCGGCACCGACAGGTCGACATCGGGGGTGTCACCGGTGGAGTGCCGGCGGCGGCCGATGGTGACCTGGTTGCCGGTGAGCTGGCGCTGCTGCTCGGGGGAGTACGCGGGCAGGTTCAGGCCCGCGGCCTCGGGGCCGGAGCGCTGCATCATCGCCATGAAGTAGTCGCGGTCCGGGCCGATGGTCGCCGTCCAGGTCGCCGGCTGCTGCGGGAAGGACGGGCCGGGGGGCGCGGGCGGGGCCTGGGTGGACCCGGGCTGCGGGTAGCCGTAACCGCCGGGGCCGGGGTTGTTGCCGGGACCACCGGGGCCACCAGGACCTCCGGGGCCGCTGGAGGACGGCGGGGAGAGGACCCAGTCGTCGGCGCCGCCGCCACCGTAGGGCGTACCACCAGGCTGGCGCCGGTTGGTCTCCTGCGGGAAGGCGGGCGGGGCCGAGGCGCCCTGCGCCTGGAAGCCCTGCGGGGCACCGCTCGTGGCACCGGGGCCGCCGGGCGGGGTCGGGCCCGGGGGCGGCGGGACCGGGCGGGAGGGGTCC from Streptomyces sp. CC0208 carries:
- a CDS encoding methyltransferase domain-containing protein → MGAHALDRDLAELAAGARAALVREIDASGAWAADPRWRAAFEAVPRHLFVPYYYVGVMGGYERRWGESPDRRTREKWVRGAYADAPLATRLRDGELVSSSSQPSLMAMMLAELRVRDGDRVLEIGAGTGYNAALLAHRLGDDRVTTVDLEPEITEAARRHLAAAGYHPVVVTGDGARGVPERAPFDRIIATCTLASVPAAWLAQCRPGARILSPLATGLIALTVRDARHAEGRFLHTPAYFVPLRGADRPDEGPADLDALPRPARESELFRFLLVLSRGRLEPREAYALWEREGQPRRERYGITVSGDREWAWLDDPEGPCAWPLR
- a CDS encoding globin, encoding MVDVKEIRRGTLQTQTFYEQVGGEETFRRLVHRFYEGVAEDPVLRPMYPEEDLGPAEERLTLFLMQYWGGPTTYSDNRGHPRLRMRHAPFVVNREAHDAWLRHMRDAVDELGLSEEHETQLWNYLTYAAASMVNTAD
- a CDS encoding FtsX-like permease family protein, which produces MFLRARAHRLLLAAALLTVLLTTAVLATLTAYSGAIGDAALRHSLDDPRNAADTALVVKADVPEDRRTAADTAVRKVARQTFDGLPVRVRTSLRSGPYALPRSLQPESARSGDPDLTHFAALDRSRLRLVEGRLPRPARGLVEVALPQTAARALHLGPGARFTLTDRLRGPAVRVTVTGLYRPVRTDDSYWLLDDLRGRGINKLDFTTYGPLLADPAVLTDGTVSVGTSGWVVSADFATVTTARSDALRKSAVAGNAALRKEPSLDGATTASTSLPEVLDRTDRSLLVSRSTLLIVALQLMLLAGCALLLVAGLLSSERTGESRLLLARGSSRARIAGLAALEGALLAVPALLCAPLLAAPLTRMLAWRGPLARIGLHLEVPSDGRPAVWLVAGAVAFGCALAVTLPALTSSFARGRARTLPGAVRSGADLGLLAVAGVAYFQLSRQTSGAVSDDTSGTLGVDPLLVAAPALALLAGTVLTLRLLPPLARLAERRATGGRGLTAALAGWQIARRPMRGAGPVLLLVLAMALGMLAIGQGASWNRSQSDQADFRAGAPVRVLTSGNASLGRTEQYAAVAGVRQTAPAARSELPLSGSRSATVLALDTSRASVLIRPDLHSGPLLQGLGPNGAIAGVKVPAGTARLRLTATLHSSVPSTTGQVAVTLVDAYGTPYRLPAGQLSADGRPHPLDVYVAGGPLTLTTLDLVVTVPSGKADRQRLTVTELTTTDTEGTGRRLASPTDWRADSQTDSQTDGMSATPDPKTKPTTPRMSSGPGGLSVDYGTGFIPGDDVWSSGLLTVHLEAPQPKAARITAVATESFLASTGASVGDSLDVPLNGETVPVRIVRVIRELPTVSDDGGALLIDLRTVNRELQEESGRAVEPTEWWLSTEPGASGRVAAALRARPDMDPAQVVVRDELAGQLRDDPFGAGPEAAFAAASAVAAALAAVGFAVSAAGSLRERGAEFAVLRALGAPRRRLARAVAVEQGVLVVLALLVGALLGTALTRAVVPLIVLTDEATRPVPRVLVQLPLPQAAALLAAVALAPLLVTAALALRRADPARALREGGE
- a CDS encoding ABC transporter permease produces the protein MSEVRFFRKSGPEASGPTVPWVRTRLRTAPGTAFWLALLVALTACLAAAFPRAVDRYEDSGLRRAAEQARPDRTSVEVYAPPPSMMLTPHEREDVLRPRLLARQYAQVRAEVPRALALDPDQSTYGVRTTQDIPVPDPWLPRPTGKPAEVTLVAQAGLGAHASIARGRLPRADADVTAAAPELEAAVTVETAKSLHIKVGSVIHVPATGRTLPVRITGLVTPHDPKGAYWSTVSILRTPALVREPLPSVDMHWLGALLIAPEGASVLLATPGRPERYWQLAPSEEVLRARDAPALRSALASLEAGPALRKVRLKIDGPVTELTQITGQTEVLTDLDEVLIAYDRSRESVAPLVAVAAVGTGTVAAVVLLMAGGLTADRRRSELALLRARGASLRGLTARLFAETAVVAVPAGALGLAAALVAVPEGRFRYAIVAAVAVTAVTCAALPLRAAAAHRVVRVHTGREDISAVRPSRRRTVAELTLLVLAAAAVESLRRRGTSGASDDLVSLAPVLVGVIAALVLVRLYPLPLRGLARPAARLRGALAHLSLARAGRTSASAVLPLLALLTALTTAAFGGSVLAGVQEARDHASLLATGADARVETATPLPSGLPDRLRRSPGVSDLSAVSVTDDAEPENGAQSVPLVGVHPADYAALSSRTDIGAFAAARLPARAVGGTTPALASTATARTYGTRPFPVLLPDGSSLTVRITTVLDRTPAVRGSDFLIVNREALSPALARPTTLLLTGKGLDGAALRKAAPKAASVHLRSEERERYVDSPLQTGAEGVYATAVAAGTGYAVLALLLALLRTAPERTALLARLRTMGLTRASGRRLLVLESLPQAILAALGGTLTGWATIRLLSPGIDLTAIALPTTEHDAAGAELRTDALSLAIPATAVLLLAVAMGIGQAWWSGRRGSVRELRAGDAR